Proteins from a genomic interval of Microbacterium phyllosphaerae:
- a CDS encoding malate dehydrogenase, with translation MTTTITLTGAGGQIGYALLFRIAAGDLLGPDEKVRLRLLEIPQGLGAAEGAALELQDGAFGLLEHVEVTDDPAVGFDGCDLALLVGARPRGPGMERGDLLAANAGIFGPQGAAIAAHASSDVRVTVVGNPANTNALIAAASADGVPAERFSALTRLDENRARAQLAQTLAVPVDTVRRVPIWGNHSATQFPDVTYATVGGRPVTDALEAIVGDVPTWLDETFIPRVAKRGAEIIQVRGSSSVASAANATIEHVRDWVRGTDDWTSAAVVSYGEYGVPEGLISSFPVRSVDGEWRIVEGLEISDRARARIDASVAELVEERDAVRALGML, from the coding sequence ATGACGACCACGATCACGCTGACCGGTGCAGGCGGACAGATCGGATACGCGCTGCTCTTCCGCATCGCCGCCGGAGACCTGCTCGGCCCCGACGAGAAGGTGCGGCTGCGACTGCTCGAGATCCCGCAGGGTCTGGGCGCCGCCGAGGGCGCCGCGCTCGAGCTGCAGGACGGCGCCTTCGGGCTGCTCGAGCACGTCGAGGTGACCGACGACCCCGCCGTGGGCTTCGACGGCTGCGACCTCGCGCTGCTCGTCGGCGCGCGCCCGCGCGGACCCGGCATGGAACGAGGCGACCTGCTGGCGGCCAACGCCGGGATCTTCGGACCGCAGGGTGCGGCGATCGCCGCCCACGCGTCATCAGACGTGCGCGTGACCGTGGTGGGGAACCCGGCGAACACGAACGCGCTCATCGCCGCCGCATCCGCCGACGGCGTCCCCGCCGAACGGTTCAGCGCGCTCACCCGCCTCGACGAGAACCGCGCCAGGGCGCAGCTCGCGCAGACGCTGGCGGTGCCGGTCGACACGGTGCGACGCGTGCCGATCTGGGGCAACCACTCGGCCACGCAGTTCCCCGACGTGACGTACGCGACGGTCGGCGGGCGACCGGTGACCGACGCCCTCGAGGCCATCGTGGGCGACGTGCCCACGTGGCTCGACGAGACGTTCATTCCCCGGGTCGCGAAGCGCGGTGCCGAGATCATCCAGGTGCGCGGCTCCTCGTCCGTCGCATCCGCCGCCAACGCGACGATCGAGCACGTGCGCGACTGGGTGCGCGGCACCGACGACTGGACGTCGGCAGCCGTCGTGTCGTACGGCGAGTACGGCGTGCCGGAGGGCCTGATCTCGTCGTTCCCGGTGCGCTCGGTCGACGGAGAGTGGCGGATCGTCGAGGGACTCGAGATCAGCGACCGGGCACGGGCGCGCATCGATGCCTCGGTCGCCGAGCTCGTCGAGGAGCGCGACGCGGTTCGAGCCCTCGGGATGCTCTGA
- a CDS encoding recombinase family protein: MSETIDPMKATAYVEDALTSPLHLPHAAAECPKCFTELQQNRDFWLARPDGSRLVGLVVAREGMPSVVEQRDDLTRFGVPIEGFRHPAPDILESWSDRLTRLIATLKPGDVLVVANINALGRDAEEGARTAKDLRSHGIIVKVLNHNARHLADATR; the protein is encoded by the coding sequence ATGAGCGAGACGATCGATCCGATGAAGGCGACGGCATACGTCGAGGATGCCCTGACGAGCCCGCTGCACCTGCCGCACGCCGCTGCGGAGTGCCCGAAGTGCTTCACCGAGCTGCAGCAGAACCGTGACTTCTGGCTCGCCCGCCCCGACGGGTCACGCCTGGTCGGACTCGTGGTGGCACGCGAGGGAATGCCTTCGGTGGTCGAACAGCGTGACGACCTGACCCGGTTCGGCGTGCCGATCGAAGGCTTCCGTCATCCCGCGCCCGACATCCTCGAGAGCTGGAGCGATCGACTCACGCGGCTCATCGCCACGCTGAAGCCCGGCGACGTGCTCGTCGTCGCGAACATCAACGCCCTCGGCCGCGATGCCGAAGAGGGTGCTCGCACCGCGAAGGACCTCCGCAGCCACGGCATCATTGTCAAGGTGCTGAACCACAACGCCCGTCACCTGGCAGACGCGACCCGCTGA
- a CDS encoding DUF6301 family protein — MSWKAMTPTEVCDIVDFWTAAPWPLTEDEAQQLAVERFGWSIEVENGTRYLMNTVTGLAVPDVMTIAVKDQMRELSFDTTDTIRDVTPESTAFLSDNFALMVREGEARWGKPDLRRTDKWTTARWDAAGGSRVAFNFLPRGLNVRFETPQGADVERKLGDR, encoded by the coding sequence ATGAGCTGGAAAGCAATGACTCCCACCGAGGTCTGCGACATCGTCGACTTCTGGACAGCCGCTCCGTGGCCGCTGACCGAAGACGAGGCGCAGCAGCTGGCCGTCGAACGCTTCGGCTGGAGCATCGAGGTCGAGAACGGCACGCGGTATCTGATGAACACTGTGACCGGACTCGCCGTGCCGGACGTGATGACGATCGCCGTCAAGGATCAGATGCGAGAGCTCTCCTTCGACACCACCGACACGATCCGCGACGTCACACCCGAATCGACGGCATTCCTCAGCGACAACTTCGCCCTCATGGTGCGCGAGGGGGAGGCCCGCTGGGGCAAGCCCGATCTGCGGAGAACCGACAAATGGACCACGGCGCGCTGGGACGCCGCCGGAGGGTCGCGCGTCGCGTTCAACTTCCTGCCGCGCGGACTGAACGTGCGCTTCGAGACGCCGCAGGGCGCTGATGTCGAGCGGAAGCTCGGTGATCGCTGA
- a CDS encoding WXG100-like domain-containing protein, translated as MRIDPAKYSAAADAFDGISQQALNYAIEARGSLSGFGGIAGTDPGGESFAESYDQMAAAALQTLYDIAVATRGLDRALMASGGTHAQANANAERIVYDASAAFVLRPEIAESSVAPPPSAFGGRPDTMVQGLDSAAVWVWDQILNFIGTLFPDGDPEQLEAAGRAWSGILSDIQSLRTDIRLADNSLAGIDSGEIAAIQQKVDDFADGLTTFLSADEGIGQIDDICAEYAQTIRDTLEETRQMLAQLVIEVIAGAGLSFALSFVTFGAAGVAGAAAITARVIAVGGRIGALVARCVATATRLAMRLRAIVPGLARAATKFPKLTRVGIEVVSGTGSSVIAETVQGGEANYGAAFLSGFAGSSVTAALTAPFGRAGERFVVQALANGAGGAGGTVVDLAVRGEDITGAAIAMGTGLGVAGSARLPGRRNPGAASGGNGGGGVHVNDYDGPSGTGDAANASGGDGGAPPRSDYDGPSGQGGDVSGSGGDGGAASSNHGDAPAATDIHVTPESNGGTSGGDSGASGGGDNSPAPDNSPAPDNSPAPESTSTGGDSSNSTSGSDGSGSTTTDTPAAPVGNGGDSSSLGGSGDSAPAGSGDSAPAGSGDSAPAGSGDSAPAGSGDSAPAGSGDSAPAGSGDSAPAGSGDSAPAGSGDSAPAGSGDSAPAGSGDSAPAGSGDSAPAGSGAGGSTGTGAGTAGDSASPEGGPSSHGDSTAPTDTDVDLDLDTAPPVDADGDLGVDPTADGTADGTGDGTGDGGDTDGADPTADGADADDAPVHSPADAGSSTGDQPTQWGDGGPAQDAHGRDYLEREDGRRTLEGDPADTYRDRTGRLHDEDTHQFVPDNNRPDVDDMPVDRAVRGETTEVTLDGDAQTAHDARVDQRNDLQADASAAATRLDELAHAAGIDPHVLRGRSEDAFNTIADLRTSGDITPRQAADLQRSVSEARTALADLRGSSESLGDQAAGSVSAARGETTIIAPGGAGAGQFDHVTVTGDPSPTLHVYEAKGGGSSLGYRTVDGVRAEQGTTSYLNDIAGRDTRLQDNLDAYVNSPDADPRVVEAIRNGTLDVRYELVQARPDGSIRVTEFQIDRSQVRVPGSDASATLPHGSAASGTSPSTHAAGTAAPVVDADVRPAAAADTTHAPHTTQDAGSAHTTTDGPASGAAEGPATEATPSGGENASGATDGDLDGADGGDPVDPANGGGHGGGPDRSSDQIIRDFADEHGLSNQDLHDLRHTPASQLSQDQRAQLLELRSLIDAPTPDTHLVKVIPFDDVSLYQYGQYGPQVGGFVARASDLNPWGGLDQVVADARLDYTPNSGQTNPYTVPGADSYGFIEFQTQDVDLLGVPFSPEFGGTAEYDQPFAGSGFLLNRDDVWRPEYEASARMDLSEGARLWAVGPDGPRLVGIYIPGRGFFAPGSGS; from the coding sequence GTGAGAATCGACCCCGCGAAGTACTCCGCGGCAGCAGACGCATTCGACGGCATCTCCCAGCAGGCGCTCAACTACGCGATCGAGGCGCGCGGTTCGCTCAGCGGCTTCGGCGGCATCGCCGGAACCGACCCCGGAGGCGAGTCCTTCGCAGAGTCCTACGACCAGATGGCGGCGGCTGCCCTGCAGACGCTCTACGACATCGCCGTGGCGACCCGCGGCCTCGACAGGGCGCTCATGGCGTCCGGCGGAACCCACGCGCAGGCCAACGCGAACGCCGAGCGCATCGTCTACGACGCGTCGGCCGCATTCGTGCTCCGCCCGGAGATCGCCGAGTCCAGCGTCGCTCCTCCGCCCTCCGCGTTCGGCGGTCGACCCGACACCATGGTGCAGGGCCTCGACAGCGCAGCCGTGTGGGTGTGGGATCAGATCCTCAACTTCATCGGCACGCTGTTCCCCGACGGCGACCCCGAGCAGCTCGAAGCAGCGGGGCGAGCCTGGTCCGGCATTCTCAGCGACATCCAGAGTCTGCGCACCGACATCCGTCTCGCGGACAACTCGCTGGCAGGCATCGACAGCGGCGAGATCGCAGCGATCCAGCAGAAGGTCGACGACTTCGCCGACGGCCTGACCACCTTCCTCAGCGCCGACGAGGGCATCGGTCAGATCGACGACATCTGCGCCGAGTACGCGCAGACCATCCGCGACACGCTCGAAGAGACCCGTCAGATGCTCGCGCAGCTGGTGATCGAGGTCATCGCCGGCGCAGGCCTCAGCTTCGCGCTGTCGTTCGTGACCTTCGGCGCCGCCGGCGTCGCGGGTGCCGCGGCCATCACGGCTCGCGTCATCGCGGTGGGCGGACGCATCGGTGCTCTCGTCGCCCGATGCGTGGCCACCGCCACGCGACTCGCGATGCGGCTCCGCGCGATCGTCCCCGGGCTCGCCCGCGCCGCGACGAAGTTCCCGAAGCTCACCCGTGTCGGCATCGAAGTGGTCTCCGGCACCGGCTCGTCCGTCATCGCCGAGACCGTGCAGGGCGGCGAGGCCAACTACGGCGCGGCCTTCCTCTCCGGCTTCGCCGGCAGCTCGGTCACCGCAGCGCTCACGGCTCCGTTCGGCAGGGCCGGCGAGCGTTTCGTCGTGCAGGCGCTGGCCAACGGAGCCGGCGGTGCAGGCGGCACGGTGGTCGACCTCGCCGTGCGCGGCGAGGACATCACCGGCGCGGCCATCGCCATGGGCACCGGGCTCGGCGTCGCAGGCTCGGCACGACTCCCCGGCCGTCGCAACCCCGGCGCAGCGTCCGGCGGCAACGGCGGCGGCGGCGTGCACGTCAATGACTACGACGGCCCCTCCGGGACCGGCGATGCCGCGAACGCCTCGGGTGGCGACGGCGGTGCTCCGCCCCGCTCCGACTACGACGGTCCCAGCGGCCAGGGCGGCGACGTCAGCGGAAGCGGTGGGGACGGCGGAGCTGCGTCGTCGAACCACGGAGACGCGCCTGCGGCGACCGACATCCACGTCACGCCCGAGAGCAACGGCGGTACTTCCGGCGGCGACAGCGGTGCCTCCGGCGGCGGCGACAACAGTCCTGCTCCCGACAACAGTCCTGCTCCCGACAACAGTCCTGCTCCAGAGAGCACCTCGACGGGTGGCGACTCGTCGAACTCGACCTCGGGCTCCGACGGCAGCGGCTCGACCACGACCGACACCCCCGCAGCGCCGGTGGGCAACGGCGGCGACTCGTCGTCGCTCGGAGGATCGGGTGACTCGGCTCCCGCTGGTTCGGGTGACTCTGCTCCCGCGGGTTCGGGTGACTCTGCTCCCGCGGGTTCGGGTGACTCTGCTCCCGCGGGTTCGGGTGACTCTGCTCCCGCGGGCTCGGGCGATTCGGCTCCCGCGGGTTCGGGCGATTCGGCTCCCGCTGGTTCGGGTGACTCCGCTCCCGCTGGCTCGGGCGACTCCGCTCCTGCCGGTTCGGGTGACTCTGCTCCCGCTGGTTCGGGTGACTCCGCTCCTGCTGGCTCGGGCGACTCCGCTCCTGCCGGTTCGGGTGCCGGAGGCTCGACGGGCACCGGTGCGGGCACGGCGGGCGACTCCGCCTCGCCCGAGGGCGGCCCGTCGTCGCACGGCGACTCCACCGCGCCGACCGACACCGACGTCGATCTCGACCTCGACACCGCGCCCCCCGTCGATGCAGACGGAGACCTCGGCGTCGATCCCACCGCCGACGGCACTGCCGACGGCACCGGAGACGGCACCGGCGACGGCGGCGACACCGACGGCGCGGACCCGACGGCCGACGGCGCGGATGCCGACGACGCCCCCGTCCACAGCCCGGCCGACGCCGGTTCGTCGACCGGCGACCAGCCGACGCAGTGGGGCGACGGCGGTCCGGCGCAGGATGCGCACGGCCGCGACTACCTCGAACGCGAGGATGGCCGCCGCACCCTCGAGGGCGACCCCGCCGACACGTATCGCGATCGCACCGGTCGTCTGCACGACGAGGACACGCACCAGTTCGTGCCCGACAACAACCGGCCCGACGTCGATGACATGCCCGTCGACCGTGCGGTGCGCGGCGAGACCACAGAGGTCACGCTCGACGGCGACGCTCAGACCGCGCACGATGCCCGGGTCGATCAGCGCAACGATCTGCAGGCCGACGCGAGCGCCGCAGCCACGCGGCTCGACGAGCTCGCCCATGCTGCAGGCATCGACCCGCACGTCCTGCGAGGACGCTCGGAAGACGCCTTCAACACGATCGCCGATCTGCGGACCAGCGGAGACATCACGCCTCGTCAGGCTGCAGATCTGCAGCGATCGGTGAGCGAGGCGCGGACGGCGCTCGCTGACCTGCGCGGATCGTCGGAGTCCCTCGGCGACCAGGCGGCCGGTTCCGTGTCGGCAGCTCGAGGAGAGACGACCATCATCGCCCCGGGCGGTGCGGGCGCGGGCCAGTTCGACCACGTCACGGTCACGGGCGATCCCTCGCCGACCCTGCACGTCTACGAAGCGAAGGGCGGCGGTTCGTCGCTCGGCTACCGCACGGTCGACGGCGTGCGCGCCGAGCAGGGAACCACGTCGTACCTCAACGACATCGCCGGCCGTGACACGCGTCTGCAGGACAACCTCGACGCGTATGTGAACAGCCCGGACGCTGATCCTCGGGTGGTGGAGGCGATCCGCAACGGCACACTGGACGTGCGCTACGAGCTGGTTCAGGCACGCCCTGACGGCAGCATCCGTGTGACCGAGTTCCAGATCGATCGCAGTCAGGTCCGCGTGCCCGGTTCCGACGCCTCCGCCACGCTGCCGCACGGCAGCGCAGCGAGCGGCACGTCTCCGAGCACTCACGCAGCGGGAACGGCGGCACCGGTTGTCGACGCCGACGTCCGCCCCGCGGCGGCTGCAGACACGACGCACGCACCGCACACCACGCAGGATGCCGGATCCGCGCACACCACGACGGACGGCCCCGCATCCGGTGCGGCTGAAGGCCCCGCCACCGAGGCGACGCCGAGCGGCGGTGAGAACGCCAGCGGCGCGACAGACGGCGACCTCGACGGCGCCGACGGCGGAGACCCCGTCGATCCCGCGAACGGCGGCGGACACGGCGGCGGTCCCGACCGCAGCTCCGACCAGATCATCCGAGACTTCGCGGACGAGCACGGGCTGTCCAACCAGGACCTCCACGACCTGCGGCACACGCCGGCGTCGCAGCTCTCGCAGGACCAGCGCGCTCAGCTGCTCGAGCTGCGCAGCCTCATCGACGCTCCGACGCCGGACACGCACCTGGTCAAGGTGATCCCGTTCGACGATGTCAGCCTCTACCAGTACGGTCAGTACGGGCCGCAGGTCGGCGGATTCGTGGCCCGAGCGAGTGACCTGAACCCGTGGGGCGGACTCGATCAGGTCGTCGCCGACGCCCGTCTGGACTACACGCCCAACAGCGGCCAGACCAACCCGTACACGGTGCCCGGTGCCGACTCCTACGGCTTCATCGAGTTCCAGACGCAGGACGTCGACCTCCTGGGTGTGCCGTTCTCTCCGGAGTTCGGGGGCACCGCCGAGTACGACCAGCCGTTCGCCGGGTCCGGGTTCCTGCTGAACCGCGACGACGTCTGGCGGCCGGAGTACGAGGCGTCCGCGCGGATGGATCTGTCCGAGGGGGCGCGTCTGTGGGCTGTCGGCCCCGACGGTCCGCGTCTGGTCGGCATCTACATCCCCGGTCGCGGATTCTTCGCCCCCGGCTCGGGCTCGTGA
- the ypfJ gene encoding KPN_02809 family neutral zinc metallopeptidase encodes MTFNPDADVSGNTARRRGRGAVVAGAGGVGLLGIIALIAGPLLGIDLTGLLGGGGTTGGGSEPQGGSVIENCLTGEDANENVDCRVAASQLALDGYWEDEVDPYRAPQLVIVDGATSTACGTASNAVGPFYCPPDETVYIDPTFFDLMQQQFGASAGDLAQLYIVGHEWGHHIQNITGVMTDYPNNGTGPDSNGVRIELQADCYAGAWIGQMTREKDKNGVPYLLAPTETELEDALNAANTVGDDNIQQQSSGTVNPESFTHGTSVQRKAWFADGYQNGLQVCGQPLTVSGDEL; translated from the coding sequence ATGACCTTCAACCCAGATGCCGATGTCTCGGGCAACACCGCCCGCCGTCGAGGCCGCGGCGCCGTCGTCGCCGGAGCCGGCGGAGTCGGCCTGCTCGGAATCATCGCGCTCATCGCCGGGCCGCTGCTCGGTATCGACCTGACCGGGTTGCTCGGCGGAGGCGGCACGACCGGCGGCGGGTCGGAGCCGCAGGGCGGCAGCGTGATCGAGAACTGCCTGACCGGCGAGGATGCGAACGAGAACGTCGACTGCCGGGTGGCGGCCTCGCAGCTGGCCCTCGACGGCTACTGGGAGGACGAGGTCGACCCCTATCGCGCACCTCAGCTCGTGATCGTCGACGGTGCGACCTCGACGGCGTGCGGCACCGCCTCGAACGCCGTGGGTCCCTTCTACTGCCCGCCGGACGAGACCGTCTACATCGACCCCACGTTCTTCGACCTCATGCAGCAGCAGTTCGGAGCATCCGCGGGAGACCTCGCCCAGCTCTACATCGTGGGGCACGAGTGGGGCCACCACATCCAGAACATCACCGGCGTCATGACCGACTACCCCAACAACGGCACCGGCCCAGACAGCAACGGTGTGCGCATCGAGCTGCAGGCCGACTGCTACGCCGGAGCGTGGATCGGGCAGATGACCAGGGAGAAGGACAAGAACGGCGTGCCCTACCTCCTCGCACCGACCGAGACGGAGCTCGAGGATGCTCTGAACGCGGCGAACACGGTCGGCGACGACAACATCCAGCAGCAGTCGTCGGGCACGGTCAACCCCGAGAGCTTCACGCACGGCACCAGCGTGCAGCGCAAGGCGTGGTTCGCGGACGGATACCAGAACGGCCTCCAGGTGTGCGGGCAGCCTCTCACCGTGTCCGGAGACGAGCTCTAG
- a CDS encoding TY-Chap domain-containing protein, with translation MSDWDDFGTRLASTFRHVSDRVFLIVASEADPARYVQFAGQADRLDAEAPATDVVADADESVLSAAGWTAPTVAQPNWSSSLGLPALTSEYAQLAERCVVALRDAYGVDSPDDLGYRAWREAERMPEGETWSAERVERMDRGVESLELLGLGLASS, from the coding sequence ATGTCGGACTGGGATGACTTCGGGACGCGACTCGCGTCGACCTTCCGCCACGTGTCCGACCGGGTCTTCCTGATCGTCGCCTCCGAAGCTGATCCTGCGCGCTACGTGCAGTTCGCCGGACAGGCCGATCGGCTCGACGCCGAGGCTCCGGCGACGGACGTCGTGGCGGATGCCGACGAGTCGGTGCTGAGCGCCGCCGGCTGGACCGCGCCGACCGTCGCGCAGCCGAACTGGTCGTCGTCGCTGGGCCTCCCCGCCCTCACCTCCGAGTATGCGCAGCTGGCGGAGCGCTGCGTCGTCGCGCTTCGGGATGCCTACGGTGTCGACAGCCCCGACGACCTCGGCTATCGCGCATGGCGCGAGGCGGAGCGCATGCCGGAGGGTGAGACGTGGTCCGCCGAGCGCGTCGAGCGGATGGACCGTGGCGTCGAATCGCTCGAGCTGCTCGGTCTCGGGCTCGCCTCGAGCTGA
- the pip gene encoding prolyl aminopeptidase: MTMNLDALYPPIEPHESGELLVGDGHRMYWEVSGNREGKPVVFLHGGPGSGTSAWQRRFFDPEVYRIVLLDQRGCGRSTPHASAPDTDLRFVTTAHLIADIELLRRNLGIERWQVFGGSWGSALALAYAQAHPDAVSELVLRGIFTLRREELEWFYEGGAAALFPDLWEEFLAPIPVLERSHMIEAYHRRLFDPDPAVHEPAAVAWSRWEASTVTLRPDAAQIEAMSDPRTATAFARIENHFFVNRGWWSEGQLIAGVDAIRHIPTVIVQGRHDVCTPMMTAWDLHTAWPEAEFVVVDDAGHSAAEPGIQRALRAATDRFAH; the protein is encoded by the coding sequence ATGACGATGAACCTGGATGCGCTGTATCCGCCGATCGAGCCGCACGAGAGCGGCGAGCTGCTCGTGGGCGACGGGCACCGGATGTACTGGGAGGTCAGCGGCAACCGCGAGGGCAAGCCCGTGGTGTTCCTGCACGGCGGCCCCGGAAGCGGCACCTCCGCCTGGCAGCGCCGGTTCTTCGACCCCGAGGTGTATCGCATCGTGCTGCTCGACCAGCGCGGCTGCGGACGCAGTACCCCGCACGCGAGCGCGCCCGACACCGACCTCCGCTTCGTCACCACCGCGCACCTGATCGCCGACATCGAGCTGCTCCGACGCAACCTCGGCATCGAGAGGTGGCAGGTGTTCGGCGGGTCATGGGGGAGTGCGCTCGCGCTCGCCTATGCGCAGGCGCATCCGGATGCCGTCAGCGAGCTCGTCCTGCGCGGCATCTTCACGCTGCGTCGCGAAGAGCTGGAGTGGTTCTACGAGGGCGGTGCCGCGGCGCTCTTCCCGGACCTGTGGGAGGAGTTCCTCGCTCCGATCCCGGTGCTCGAGCGCTCGCACATGATCGAGGCCTACCACCGGCGCCTGTTCGATCCGGATCCCGCCGTGCATGAGCCGGCGGCGGTCGCGTGGTCGCGGTGGGAGGCGTCGACCGTCACCCTGCGCCCGGACGCGGCCCAGATCGAGGCGATGTCGGACCCGCGCACCGCGACCGCGTTCGCCCGCATCGAGAACCACTTCTTCGTGAACCGCGGATGGTGGTCGGAGGGGCAGCTGATCGCCGGGGTCGACGCCATCCGGCACATCCCGACCGTGATCGTGCAGGGCCGCCACGACGTGTGCACGCCGATGATGACCGCGTGGGATCTGCACACGGCCTGGCCGGAGGCGGAGTTCGTCGTGGTCGACGATGCCGGTCACTCGGCCGCCGAGCCCGGCATCCAGCGCGCGCTGCGCGCCGCGACCGACCGCTTCGCGCACTGA
- a CDS encoding WXG100 family type VII secretion target: protein MAEIKVTSESLAGVANQLASGATSIESQLGNLKSLVQGLIAGDWGGSASQTFNELYEQWDAAGIQLKESLNGISDQLSKAALAYEESENNIGNSFRS, encoded by the coding sequence ATGGCTGAGATCAAGGTAACTTCCGAGTCGCTCGCAGGCGTCGCGAACCAGCTCGCATCCGGTGCGACGTCGATCGAGTCGCAGCTCGGAAACCTCAAGTCGCTCGTTCAGGGCCTCATCGCCGGCGACTGGGGCGGATCCGCTTCGCAGACGTTCAACGAGCTCTACGAGCAGTGGGACGCGGCGGGCATCCAGCTCAAGGAGTCGCTGAACGGCATCAGCGACCAGCTCTCGAAGGCCGCACTCGCCTACGAGGAGTCCGAGAACAACATCGGCAACAGCTTCCGTTCGTAA
- a CDS encoding WXG100 family type VII secretion target, protein MVQFHVSTPALGFSASSMTGAVAQFDAQLAQVTAAVNAVVGSTWTGSAADAFLAEWTEFLNSAGVTREALMSIAVRLQSGQSTYDGNEAQLTAASRSSNVNIRMPGSGGGGSGGAPQASAATASFTTENVQAMPADVTIDASVTRGDSA, encoded by the coding sequence GTGGTGCAGTTCCATGTGTCCACACCGGCGCTGGGGTTCTCGGCGTCGTCCATGACCGGAGCGGTCGCGCAGTTCGACGCGCAGCTCGCACAGGTCACGGCCGCGGTCAACGCGGTCGTCGGGTCGACCTGGACGGGGAGCGCAGCTGACGCGTTCCTCGCGGAGTGGACGGAGTTCCTCAACAGCGCGGGGGTGACCCGCGAGGCGCTGATGAGCATCGCGGTGCGCCTGCAGAGCGGGCAGAGCACCTACGACGGCAACGAGGCCCAGCTGACGGCCGCCTCGCGGTCGTCGAACGTCAACATCCGCATGCCCGGCAGTGGCGGCGGAGGCAGCGGCGGCGCCCCTCAGGCGTCTGCCGCGACGGCATCCTTCACCACCGAGAACGTGCAGGCCATGCCTGCCGATGTGACCATCGACGCCAGCGTCACCAGGGGAGACAGCGCATGA